In the genome of Primulina eburnea isolate SZY01 chromosome 13, ASM2296580v1, whole genome shotgun sequence, the window gaaaaacgactTTCCGCAACACGTCATCAACAGCGtgtattaaaagcacgctgcgaataCTACTTTTCACGGCGTGCACCCACCTGTGCACCGTTAATAGCGTtgcacttgatactattaacggcgtgcattaaacgaACGCTGCGGATAGTACTATCGGCGGCGTGCATATAAAGCTcgctgcggatagtaacttgatactattaacagcgtgcattaaaagcacgctgcggttattactatggacggcgtgcattaaacgcACGCTGCGGATAGAGATATTTGCAGCATGCCTTTTTGTGTgctgttaataaattatataaacgacAGCACACAATAAACGCACGccgttaataatattattaacgacgtgcaagtttatgtgtgctgttaaaaataaatcgtattCAGACATTAACGGTGTACATTAATCGCACGACGTTAATAGTATTATTTACGGCGTGCATATTATTAGCACGCTGCCAAAAATGAGTTCGAATTTCGATTTAAggccacatttagcgacggttatctaAAACCGTCGTCGATGCTGCGGAAAAATTGcacgtttagcgacggttatcgcaaaccgtcgccgatgcaGAGGAAAATGAATTGCTTCAAggccacatttagcgacggctaACTACAACTGTCGCCGATGtcaatcggcgacggttaatagataaccgtcgctaatagacaCACATTGGCGACAATTTACATACAAACCGTCGCAACAAAGCGCAAATTATCTATTTAAACCCGATCTACGTTCCATTGTCTTCCACATCActtaacacttaaaatttttctcttgttatatgattttaatttcgacttagatatttgtttttatttcaatttttggttaattttttaattgaattttttattaaaatataataaattataaaagtaatttttttttaaatttacgcaaaatttagcgacggcttttggaaccgtcgctaaagttttaacCGTCACATCATTTTAAGACCGTCGCTAtagtagcgacggtgtttaattTCGGAACCGTCGCTGATTTGCGACGGGTTTATCGAAAAGCCGCtagaattttgtttttttatgacTATTAATGGCTTACACATGCACGTTGCGGAAAGTTGTATTAACAGCGTACATATGCACGCCGTTGATGATAGTATCAACAGCGTGCAATGCACGCCGCGGATAATCCTGAACTTTTAACGGCTTGGAACTTTGCAGCGTGCAATGCGCGCTGCGGAAAGCTTATATGCGCGCTGCGGAAagccgtttttgttgtagtgtcaATTAATTCGATAAACATAGTACAATAAAAAATCGACGTCTAACTTTATTGTTGTTTgtgtttttaaaattgttagTGACGTCATTTAGTATTGTCTACTGTTTATCATCTAAAAAAATCGCATGtttattaagttaaataaattaaatagacAATAAGTGTTTCtaataaattatgttattaattTTTGTAATCATTATCTtgtttattattttcatttcaTGAATATTATAAACAATATacttataattatttaattcatgaaaataataaaacaattaaaagaaattaagtaagtataaaaatcatttaacattaaaattaattaattaaataatttaaaatataataatataaaatggcgcaaaacaaatacataaaaatacaaaagaacTATTTTGTAATTGTTACGATGGCATTTCAGTAATTTGGTGGAATCTCTATATGAATAGTGATCCTCAAAAAATGGAGGATCACTATTGCAATCTCCAAAATGAAGATTGCATTTGGAGTTGGGTTGGAACACCAACTCATACTATGGGTTGGAGATGCTCTTAAGTAAgtgtaataataatatattataataaaaagtattatttcATCGATGTTTAATCGTGTTATTATGTATcataacattaaatataatttggtCTGTTcttgaataaatttatttttttccgGCCAACAATGTTAACGATTTCCTTGAAATTTTTGATATGTTTGCTTGTTGGATTCAGATCAAATACTTTtctctgatttttttttaaattataattttttttattataatttaaattaaacatATTAGGATAGGTACATATCATTTTCATCGATACACTTGtagttttcaaatttttatatttgttaGTAGATATTTGAGCATCGTCATCTTCAACTTCGTTCAAGTTATAAAATCAACATGATTCACAGAAAAATTAAATGCCagtttaaatctttcaaaaggTATGCAAGAATccgtattttttttttcaatttcgtTACATATTATTACAACTCCATAAAAatctatcattttaaaaatatattacaaaTCCGAATTTAATACACTTATGTTATGCATGTTATCTGACAGGGTCGGACCAAATTTAACCGGTTTTGAATTATAGAGTAATACAACCAAACCTGTAGGATAACATACCAGATTACATTGGTTTCGGATTTTGACCAGATGGAGTATATTATAAGTTAATATAAAACCGAGTCGAAACGAAATTGGTTGCCCCGAATTTGACCGGGCTGTTGACCAATTTAGAAAGGAGAATGATTGAGTTGGATCAAAGTGAAACCAACTTTTTTTGTTATCTCCAATAAATATGTACTTAAACATgtcattttatttgaaaattatgtATATTATTCGTTACATGTAGAATTACAAGTGACAATTATTCAACAACAAAGTGCtcgaaattattttttaataagcAGTTTCGGACCAAATTGAAGTCGTTTCTAGATCAGAACATAGCAAATCTTATTATCTGATTGGATTGgttcatattcaaaataaagatttttaaaaACCAATCCAATTCAATTAAAAAATCGGATTCGGTTCGAGCCTCAACCACATTAACCGATCCAAATGGAACCGAATTATGTAGTATTGGTTTCAGGCTGGTTTTATGTCAACCAAGACTGTTAACCATGACTATGTAGACCTCAAGTCCCAAATTAATTTGGATCCTTGATGATATATAGcatcggtttttttttttttggttggttTAAAAAACCTAATCATACTGTTAGTTAAGGTTATTATCGGAATATGTCTCTACCTTAaacatttacaaaatattaattcattttaaaaactGTAAATAAAGTTAAAATAGTACATACAATTTTaaatatgataatttttttatatacataCATTAAGATGTAAGGCGAATAGCATGGGATAAGGAAGACGCAGACTGATTGCAGCCGTCAAATCAATACTGTGATCCAGCTACGTACCACACCTATTTCGCATGCACCATTTTTAAGTTAATTGCTGCCTTCCACTATATGGATTTTTAGCACAGTACCCATTTCAATCGGAATAACGACCACAACTATGTGTGTTTAAATCGAACCTTAACCAAATACAAATCGAGAAGGCCGTGAATAACTAACCGTTTCTTGACTACGATAAATGCCATTTCCAGAGTTCTTCTGAAAACCTCCACGGTCAAGTTTATTAATCGACCATGTCCCAAAAAGGTCTCCGAGCATACACCAAAATATAGCAGGGTTGGTACTCCAATCGTGCGCCATCCCCTACTTCAAATTGGGGATCATTCCTTTATATTTTttctaatgtttttttttaaaaaaaattttaaacgacttttgtttttatttaccttttattattattattattattattttagataaattaaataatatataatgtCGATAAACTTATTAAatgaattaattataaatatgcgatttatataaaacaaaatttatattattaatatataattaacacATTTACAGAATAAAAAACATGAAATAGATATAAATTCGGTACACAAAAACAAGATCCCACAATatgaatatatattatgttattttttcaattcaattgtctaaattatttatgtttatttaattcactatacaattcatttaatataaattaaataagattacattattttattaactactcaaacaattaatttatatattaacgtagagataattttaataaaatattagtttCACTAACTttatttgaattaattatttaattagattAAATTATCTGttctaataataaaattatttttattaaatttaagtGTAAGATTTTTTcttcataattaatttatggataaataattatagaataaaataatatgaaatatttcaagaacattTGTTTTCAGAGTTGAGTTTAGAATTGATAGATAGAATAACTAGTTtgtatttaatgaaaaaaaaatgcattattttgaaGTTAAAGTTGCATCGAGATAACAAAATAAGTTGGAGATGCCGTTGCTTTTGCAGTTTGCTCCAAATTATAACAAATCAATAAGCATTCCAGACcagtttaaaataattattttaaaaatataataaacaaTTGTCTCTAAGTTCAGTAAAataaatgcaaaagaaaaaaaatcttgGATTAGCAATTTAATCTCCTTTCATTATgctgaagaaaataaaattgacAACTTTAAAGCTATACTTAATTTTGGCAAATTCGCCATGAGCATCTCATGTAGGTAGAAATGTAACGCGTTTGGTTTCGTTTGAACTTTATTCTTTAACTAATCACAATTGCGGCGGGAAATTCcatcgtgtgtatatatatatattatcggGGATATACCTTTTACTCTCTCGTTTTCTTCTTTGAAAAGCTCTACTCGATCTTTCTACGTTCCTCCCAGGCTGTCAAGTCATTATTGCAGTTTTAATTGAATTTTTACTGCACAAGATCTCATTCAAAAGCCATTCTTCTCAGGGGAAAAATGGCCGTTTCAAGATTTTGCACTTCAGTTTTAGGCGTAAGATTTATGATCTTGTTTCTTTGCTGCCCATCGATGTGTCTCAGTCTTCGTTTCTTACCCAACGGTGCTTCAGCAGAACAGGGTTTCAACGGCATTAATTACTTATTCTCCGAGGCCCCAGAGTACCGCAACGGCGTCAACTGCCCTTCAACGGCATCGTCTTCCGACGGATTATCACACTGCGATGCGTCTTTGGTTCACGTGGCGATGACCCTTGACTCCGAGTACCTCCGTGGTTCAATGGCGGCGGTGCACTCAGTCCTCCGCCACGCATCGTGCCCAGAGCAAATCTTCTTTCACTTCATTGCCGCCGAGTTTGACCAGGCCAGTCCTCGGGTACTGACCCGACTCGTTCGATCCACATTCCCCTCGCTCAACTTTAAAGTGTACATCTTCCGAGAAGACACAGTCATAAACCTCATCTCCCCATCCATACGCTCAGCTTTGGAGAACCCGTTAAACTACGCCAGAAGCTATCTGGGGAACATTCTTGACCCGTGTGTCGAACGGGTCATCTATCTTGACTCCGATCTTGTACTGGTTGACGATATCCACAAACTCTGGGAGGTCAACATCCCAGAAAAGAAGGTGATCGGAGCGCCGGAATACTGCCACGCGAACTTCACCAAGTACTTCACACGTGCTTTCTGGTCCGACCCGGTTCTGAGCCGCGTATTCGGGTCAAGAGACCCGTGCTATTTCAACACGGGTGTTATGGTGATGGATTTGGACAAGTGGAGGCAGGGTAAGTACGAGAAGAACATCGAGAATTGGATGGAACTGCAGAGAAGGCACCGGATATACGAATTGGGTTCGTTGCCTCCGTTTTTACTCGTATTCGGTGGGAATGTGGAGCCCATTGATCACAGGTGGAACCAGCACGGGTTAGGTGGTGACAACGTGGCGGGATCCTGTAGGGCGCTGCATCCTGGTGCAGTGAGCCTGCTGCACTGGAGTGGTATGGGGAAACCTTGGGTTAGGCTTGATGAGAGGAGGCCTTGTCCTTTGGATTATCTTTGGGAGCCTTATGATTTGTACAAGCCTGATCAGCTGAGGGTACAACCTGGAGTGCAGCATCGACACTTTGCCTCATATGCAAATGTTATTGGATTTTCTGGTTATTTGTTTTGAAAGTGTTTTTTGTATTGATTCTTTAAtagttttgaaattaaaaaaaaaaaaaattgcatttgGGCAACGTGTAACCTTACATATTTCTTTCTTCAACTTGTTTGTACATTTTGATTCGTTAAATTTGGTAAAGCAATTTGGTTCCGAGATTGTTGTTGTTTCCGTTTTTTTGAGGGAAGACAAAAAATCTGGGGTTTAGCTTGGTGTAATTTGTGAAGAgacttgattatttatttacttaccCAAATCATAAAATATGGCATTTTAAATGTAGTGATGGAATTAATACGGATAGTTGGCAGTGTATATACAAGTACATAGAGAAAAAGAAACGGTGAATCAGTTAACCATGATTTAAATATATATCAACGTCTTTACTTTAATATTATTTATGCTATTAATTTCGATTGAACTCCATAGATAAGCCATCACCGGTAAGTTCAAACAAAACGAGACCTTCACCAATTCATTTCACAAACACATGCATGTTTCCCACTCAATGCaaattacaaaataatcattgcaaattttattattttctaaTACGTACATATAACACGTACGTACGTGCATGAAAGCATATAtccaattaataaaaaaaaattcccagCAATCGAAAGACAaagatataataaataaatgttcaTCCTCCGAGGTTCTTTCTGATTCTAACGACATCTTGACCATTTACCATAAACCCCTTCTTCAAAACTTCATCCGGCATGAGGGGTTTCGACGTAAATGTGGCTATCGATGAAATTTGTGCCCCTGGATTCTGACTACTTAATCCGGACATGATCAATGCTGGGTTCACAAAGTCAAGGTTATACAAAAAATGAATCAGGCCTCTTGGAAAGACAAAACAATCACCAGGTCGTAATTGTTGAGTATAAAGACGATCGTTCGTATCGACAAAGCCAACTAAAAGTGAACCCTCGAGTAGAATGGTGACCTCTGATGCTCGAGGGTGAGAATGAGGCGGCACGAGACCGTTACTCGCTATGTCGATTCGTGCCATGACCAAGCCAAGAGTGTTGAGCCCGGGTAAGCTATTAGCGTTAGTGAGGGTAATGTTGAATCCAAATTGGTTCATATCACCTGGCTTGGATAACGCAGATGTAGCGAAATGGGAAGCCAATGTTTGTTCTGGGTTTATGCATGGGACGCCATTGGAGAAGAAATTTTGGGTGTTTTTTGAATCCGCAACACAATAGTCATGAAGTGGATCTAGATCAGATTTTATAAAAACAGTGTTATAAGATAGAGCCAAGATAAGTTTGAAAAGCGAAATATAGTTGATTTTCATGCTAAATTTGTTGGGAGAGTAGAAAATTTTAAGTGGATTTTCATGTGGTAGCTAGGTAAGACTTCATGGTTATGATTGTAGTTTATATCGAAAAAATTGAGTAGCTTCAGAGCATCGGAGGAGGATGCAAGAAGGCAAGTCACGGTGGATTGAAAGTGAAACAAACGGCATACGCCTAAAAAATAGGAAGTTTGGTTGGTGGAGTGCGATTATTTTTCATTTCGAGTGTCTACgtcataataaaattatttggtATAaggtgttaaattatttatgttttgagacATCCAAAAAACTCGACTCTTGTGCTAGTCGCTTATAACGAAGAGCTGGTCTCAAGAATGGGATTGAATGTAAAACATTTGGGGCTGATTGTTGAGGTCGGGATAAGATAAATATGAGAATAAGGTcgggaaaattatatttttgatggTGTAATTTGCACTTTTTCTACTTTTGATTTGGTTAAAAATGATTTGTATTTTTTATCACGTAACTTGTTCATTTTTTGTTCTGTTAATTAACggtaaaatttcatttttactccttcaactttcatgttttttttttaaattttcatcttctttttttaatcaaaatctATCATATGTGTCAGAAATTGCTTGTGCCATAAATGTTGATGTTGacatgaatttttgaaaaaaaaacttATGTATGTGTCATAGTTTTTTTTAGAAtcttatttgaaaagaaaaccaTGGACTTTGTTAAAAAATATAACCGAAAATGGAAAAAATATTCACAAATTacacgattaaaaatacaaattcaacctaaatttatattaaactttaatatttatttCAACCTTGTTGACGTTATTTTTCAATTAGTTACTCCATCCAATTACATTCCCTGGTCCACACGTGCCCCGCACACTCCTTATGGTTATCTAAGATCTGGCACGCGCCAAACCATTTTCTAATTTCCAGTTTCTCTCCACTCCACTCTTTCCTGCAGTGGGCCTTCAGTTCCAGCCTCTCTCTCTTCAGTTTGCAACATCATCGCTTCAACTTATTTTCTTAATAGTTCTTTAGGTACcctttaatatttttgaaaaaagttTTCCATCGATTTTAGCAATTTAAATTAACCCTTTGATTATTTGGTAAAATGTGGTTTCTTtttttatatgtattttttgGTTCAAAAGGTGTTGAATGTTTTTATGCAGCCACGAAGATTGCGAAGGCTCATCTTTTGCTCACTTTAGGAAGTCGGTTCGCAGTTGAGAAGCTGAAAGGCAAAAAAACTACCTTTTCTACTTCCTGACGTGTGAATCATGTACTTTACAGAAGAACTAGGAAAAACAAAATTCTGTGTATGTAAAAAGTTGTAATTTCATAGATAATGATAGAGTAGGAAACACAGCAGATGGATGTTGTTTCATTTGGGCTGCATGCCCTGTCTTCTTTTTGTCTTCATCAGAACGGCTTTGTTATTCTTTGTTTGATATATGTACTGGTGATTTAGCCATTGTTGCTTAGTCTGTGATTTCATCTGTGTTCTAACTATTTTATTTGTCATCATTGATATCGAAGAGTAAATAAATGAATCTTTGGTTGGATCTATTgtcctttcaaatatttatattgGCCCAGTTTGATTAATGtgtttttttcttatttaataGTTGTTTTTTATTGTTCATTCTTTGTAAACCATCCAAAATTGAAAATTCCTGACTCCGCGCTCTCCCATTTGTTAGGTGTTGTAATTCTTTCGAAGTGTTGAAGTAACTTTGTCTAAAGTTGGGATCTTTACCTTGATGAATAAGATGGACGAATCAGTTAAATCTGATCCTAGGCTGGAAGTGTCTGTTTCTTTTGGTAGGTTTGAGAATGATGCACTTTCCTGGGAGAAGTGGTCATCTTTCTCACCTAATAAGTACTTGGAAGAAGTTGGAACTCTATCGACTCCCGGGTCAATTTCAAATGATTCTGTAGGAGGGTACTGGCAAGTAGCAATACGAGTACCATCGTCTACCTGCATCCTCAAACTAGCGAATATACATCGGTGGCAGACTAATTGATTGCTTGTGGATATCCTTTTCAAGGGTATATCATAAAATGCTGGAAAAGCGAGACACTTGATATATCTGGCTTCTTCGCTGCAGGCAAGCCTGTAATGAATTTCCCTGCCATTTTCTGTTTTTAAATAAGTGATGTGGGCGCTCTACAAGGATTAATATAGCTTAGAATGTAGACATATTTACCATATGCTGCAGAGAGAAACTCTAGCATTTTTGCATATTTTTGAAACAATTTGAATGTACATAGGAGGTTTCATGTATAATTTGCTAAAAAGCAAGACTTTCCGATCACAAGGATTACTATGATACAGAAACTGCAGACCTGCATGAATCAGCCTATCGAAATTTGATGTTTAAGtcggaaaattttatttttcagtgCAAACTACCATTGACATCACAAGGACATAACATCACCTACTTAACGATGAAAAACAGCCTTGAAATGTAAAATTTCCTTCTTTACTGTGCGTGCACGACTGAATTGCAGTCACATTTAGAAACTTACTTCTGAATCATTATTAACGCTTGAGTAACTGGAACAGTTCTTTGAATGATCTATCATGAAATCATTTGGCAATTTTGGGAACCTAAAGACTCTTGTTGTTCCCCCTACAGTTGATGCAGATGTCCTCTTCTGCATATTTCTTGCTATATAAACGCAAACTTAGTCTGTCATTCCAAGAAAATCATGGACAGTCACAAATAATTGGAGAAGATTTGCCCTTTTATCCTTCGATGATCCTACTTGATAGTAATCTGAAGTTTTCTTCACAAGTTCCATTACTCTCGTTTGCTCTTCCCGCAATACTCATATATCAAGAAAACCTTCCATTTCACGCACAAATCCTCCATAAGATCCACAATTCACCACCTTTTTCGTATTTCATTCACTCGTATGGATAATTCTGAGCTTGTTTTGAGGAGTAGATCGTATTCTAATGTCGCTGATTTCTTCACATTTGAGAATTCAGTACTTAAGCCTCCAATTTCTGGCAATCCAAGAATTGTGTATCCCTTTTCCTTCTCGTCATCTGATTCAGAGCCATCATAGCTTTGGCTCCCGGAACAGCTGCTTAGGCTACTGCTAAAGCTGTGGTTTCTCTTTATCACACACCGTCtcccctccgcacgaaccacttCTTGGACGACGAATTGAAGCAACATTGTTTTTCCATCGGTGCTTCTCACATCTGATAGCTTTCTCAGAGCAGTAAGGGTAAAAGCCAGAGCATTTCCTCTAGATGCTCCTGCATTTAGTCGATTCCCGGCCTTAAGCACCGCTTCCTAGAGTTTCAAGAAAAGCCCTCCAGTTCTGAGCTCCCCGCAAGCTGATTCAAGTGAGCGTAAGGATTCTTTGATGTGTAAAATCTCCGAGCCATAATTTGATCTAGAAAGCATGTTTTTTAA includes:
- the LOC140808694 gene encoding germin-like protein subfamily 1 member 1, encoding MKINYISLFKLILALSYNTVFIKSDLDPLHDYCVADSKNTQNFFSNGVPCINPEQTLASHFATSALSKPGDMNQFGFNITLTNANSLPGLNTLGLVMARIDIASNGLVPPHSHPRASEVTILLEGSLLVGFVDTNDRLYTQQLRPGDCFVFPRGLIHFLYNLDFVNPALIMSGLSSQNPGAQISSIATFTSKPLMPDEVLKKGFMVNGQDVVRIRKNLGG
- the LOC140808687 gene encoding probable galacturonosyltransferase-like 9 — its product is MAVSRFCTSVLGVRFMILFLCCPSMCLSLRFLPNGASAEQGFNGINYLFSEAPEYRNGVNCPSTASSSDGLSHCDASLVHVAMTLDSEYLRGSMAAVHSVLRHASCPEQIFFHFIAAEFDQASPRVLTRLVRSTFPSLNFKVYIFREDTVINLISPSIRSALENPLNYARSYLGNILDPCVERVIYLDSDLVLVDDIHKLWEVNIPEKKVIGAPEYCHANFTKYFTRAFWSDPVLSRVFGSRDPCYFNTGVMVMDLDKWRQGKYEKNIENWMELQRRHRIYELGSLPPFLLVFGGNVEPIDHRWNQHGLGGDNVAGSCRALHPGAVSLLHWSGMGKPWVRLDERRPCPLDYLWEPYDLYKPDQLRVQPGVQHRHFASYANVIGFSGYLF